The genomic interval GGGTGATCGAGACGTATTCCTGCATGTCTTGCGATTATCGGTTTTTGCCTTTCGCCGTGTCAAGGAAGCGAAGGCGCCGATTTTCTGGGCAAGAGGCCCCGAGGAGCGTCCCTTCTGAAAAAATTAGTCATTTCAAAAGCCGAATGATCTAACGCAGTTAGTCAATGTCCGTACAGAGCCTCGGGCAACGCGGGGCGTTATTTTAAGATGTTGACAGGCTTGTGGATAATTCACTAAAGCGCTTTCTCGAAGGTTCCGGTTCTTTTCCAGGCATGAAGCGAAATTCCCCCGTCGCGGACGCGGTGGCGAAAAGGCGAAAGATCATTTTCGAGGTTTTTTGCCCCGAAGCCACTGGCGCCGCGCCGGCCGGGAGTTTAGAATGAAGGTGATGGCTTGTTCGAGGGCTTCGTGAATTACATCGAGAAGAGAATTTTTCGCCGAGTGGATGCGGAACTGCCCGTCGATCTCGAATTGGGCAGCGAGACGGTGCAGACTACCAGCTCCAACATCAGCTGCGGCGGGATGTTCCTCCTCGTCGATCCCGACAAGCTGGGCGATCAGCACAAGCTGGACGTTGTCATCCACCTCCCCAACCGCAAAAACCCCGTCAAGATGAGCGCCGAGATCCTCCGCAGCGAGAGCGTCGACGATCGCCGCGGGGTTGCCGTCCAATTTCAGGGCCTGTACAACGACAGCATGCTCGAGATCGAGAAGTTCGTGAAGGGCAAGCTCAACTGAGCCCGCGGGCCGTCCCCCATCTCTCTCCCGTTTCCCCCAAAATCCTAGGCGTTTTTCCCATATTTTCTTGACGCGTCCGGAGGCCTATCTTATAGCTCCGGCGCCTTTTTGCGGGTGAATGGATATGATATTTAACTTTGCGAATGTCTTGGTGTTTATCCTCGTCGGCGCGGGCTTTGTCGGGGTGAGTCTCCTGCTCAGCCGCCTGCTGCGCCCGTCCTTTCCCACCCCCGAAAAAGAGCTCATCTACGAATGCGGCGAGGTCCCCGTACAGGGGGCCTGGATCAACTACAACCTCCGCTACTACCTGGTCGCCATCACCTTCGTCATCTTCAGCGTCGAGATCGCCTTCGTCTACCCGGTGGCGGTGACCTTCCGCGACGCCGTGGCCAAGGGCGAGGGCTGGCTGACCCTCGTCGAAATCCTGATTTTCGCCTTGATTCTGTTCGTCGGACTTCTCTACGTTTGGGTCAAAGGCGACTTGAAATGGTTTAAGAATGTGGTGCCCGACGAGCGTTTGAGCAAGGCGACGCCCGAGACGGCGACCCTGATTCGCGGCCAAGCCGGCTGAGGCCGGTAAGCGGAGTGATTTGATATGTTTCCGACCCTAAAAGGGCAGTTGCCCGACAATATCGTGACCACCAAGGTGGACGACGTCCTCAACTGGGCCCGCGCCTCCTCGGTGTGGTACCTGCTCTTCGGCCTGGCCTGCTGCGGCATCGAGCTGATGCAGACCGGCGGTCCGCGGTCCGACCTGGACCGTTTCGGCGCGGTATTCCGCGCCACCCCGCGCCAGTCCGACCTGATGATCGTCGCCGGCACGCTCACCTACAAGATGGCCCTGCGCACCAAGATCCTCTACGAGCAGATGCCCGAGCCCAAGTACGTGATCTCGATGGGCAGCTGCGCGAATTGCGGCGGCCTGTTCCAGCTGGCCTACTCGGTCGTGAAGGGCGTCGACAAGATCATCCCGGTCGACGTCTACGTGCCGGGCTGCCCGCCGCGGCCCGAGGCCCTCACGCAGGGGCTGCTCAAGATCCAAGAAAAGATGATGAAAGAAAAGTTCGCGCGGCGCGCGAGCTAAAGGGAAGCAGATGACTTTCGACGAGATCGCCAAAGTTTTGCAGGAGAAGTTTGAGGGTTCGGTCCCCACGACCGACCGCGCGGGGGATCCCTTTCTCACCGTGCCCGCGGCGAAGATCGCGGAGATCCTCGCCTTCTGCCGCGACGACGCGATGCTGGCCTTCGACTGCCTGAGCAATCTGACCGGCGTCGACGCCCCGCCCGACGACCTCGACGTGGTCTATCATTTATTTTCGTATCCCAAGCGGCACTCCCTGACCCTCAAGGTCCGGGTGCCCAAGGCCAACGCCCGCGTGCCGACGGTCGAGGGCGTCTATCCCACCGCCAACTGGCAGGAGCGCGAGGCCTTCGACTTAGTCGGCGTGATCTTCGATGGGCACTCCGACCTGCGCCGCATCATGCTGCCGGACGATTGGGTGGGCTACCCGCTGCGCAAGGATTACAAAGAGCAAGAGGACTACCACGGCATGGCGACGACGCGGCCGTCGCTGCTGAATTCGTAATTAGGATTTTTCGATGGCGATTCAAACCCAAGAAATGCTGCTCAACATGGGCCCGCAGCATCCCTCCACCCACGGCGTCATCCGCTTCGTGGTGAAGACCGACGGCGAGGTGATGAGCGAGGCCCTGCCCGACGTCGGCTACCTGCACCGCTCCATCGAGAAGATCGGCGAGATCTGCGACTACAACGGCTTCATGCCCTACACCGACCGCGCGGACTACCTGTCGGCGATGAACGCCAACCAGGGCTACGCGATGGTCGTCGAGAAGCTGCTGGGGCTGGAGGTGCCGAAGCGCGCCGAATACCTGCGCGTCATCGCCGCCGAGTTCAACCGCATCATCTCGCACCTGCTTTCGGTCGGCGCCCTGGCCATGGACGTCGGCGCGGCCACGCCCTTCATCCACGCCCTCAAAGAGCGCGAGAAGGTCAACGACCTGATGGAGGCCCTCTGCGGCCAGCGCCTCACCTACAATTACGTGCGCATCGGCGGCGTCTCCTACGATATGCCGCCGGGCTTCAGCGAGCGTTCGCTGGCCTGGCTGGACCAGTTCGAGCCGCAATGGGACGAGTTCGAGCGCCTGGTCACCGGCAACAAGATCTTCGTCGAGCGCCTGGCCAACGTGGGCGTCATCAGCCGCGAGGACGCCGTCGCCTACAACCTGGTCGGCCCCAACCTGCGCGCCTCCGGCGTCGACTTCGACCTGCGTCGCGACATGCCTTATTCGATCTACCCCGAGCTGGATTTCAACGTCATCGTCGGTCGCGGCGAGCAGGGCACGCTGGGCGACAGCTTCGACCGCTACATCGTGCGCGTCCGCGAGATCCGCGAGTCGATCAAGATTCTGCGCCAGTGCTTCGCGCGCATCCCCGAGGGCGACATCCTGGCCAAGATGCCCAAGGTGCTCAAGCCGCCCGCGGGCGAGGCCTACGTGCGCACCGAGTCCTCGCGCGGCGACATCGGATATTATTTGATCAGCGACGGCGGGCCGAAGGCCTTCCGGTTGAGGATCCGCACCGGCTCGTTCACCGGGATGTCGATCATTCAAAAGGTCAGCCGCGGGATGATGATCGCGGATTTGGTCACCTTGATCGCGAGCCTCGACGTGGTGGCGCCGGAGATCGACCGGTAGGCGTCGGAAAGCAACGAAACGATTAACATGGAACAGCTGGCAACATACCTTCACGAAAACTACCTCTACGGCGCCCCGCTTTGGGTCGTGCAGGCCTTGGTCCAGTTCGGCATCGCCGCCGTGGTGCTGATGCTCTTCGTCTCGCCCTTCGCCGGCATCTTGAGCTTCATCGAGCGCCGCATCGCCGGCCGCATGCAGGACCGCATCGGCCCCAACCGCGTCGGCCCGCAGGGCATCTTGCAGTTCCTGGCCGACGGCATCAAGAGCCTGCTCAAGGAAGACCTGATCCCGAAGGACGCCGACAAGCCGCTCTTCGTGATCGCGCCCTACCTGGTTTTCTTGGGCATGTTCACGACCTTCGTCGCCTTGCCCTTCGCCAGCAAGCTGATCGTCGCCGACCTGAACGTCGGCATCCTCTACATCTTCGCGACCTCCTCGCTCA from Deltaproteobacteria bacterium PRO3 carries:
- a CDS encoding PilZ domain-containing protein — translated: MFEGFVNYIEKRIFRRVDAELPVDLELGSETVQTTSSNISCGGMFLLVDPDKLGDQHKLDVVIHLPNRKNPVKMSAEILRSESVDDRRGVAVQFQGLYNDSMLEIEKFVKGKLN
- a CDS encoding NADH-quinone oxidoreductase subunit A, with protein sequence MDMIFNFANVLVFILVGAGFVGVSLLLSRLLRPSFPTPEKELIYECGEVPVQGAWINYNLRYYLVAITFVIFSVEIAFVYPVAVTFRDAVAKGEGWLTLVEILIFALILFVGLLYVWVKGDLKWFKNVVPDERLSKATPETATLIRGQAG
- a CDS encoding NADH-quinone oxidoreductase subunit B: MFPTLKGQLPDNIVTTKVDDVLNWARASSVWYLLFGLACCGIELMQTGGPRSDLDRFGAVFRATPRQSDLMIVAGTLTYKMALRTKILYEQMPEPKYVISMGSCANCGGLFQLAYSVVKGVDKIIPVDVYVPGCPPRPEALTQGLLKIQEKMMKEKFARRAS
- a CDS encoding NADH-quinone oxidoreductase subunit C — protein: MTFDEIAKVLQEKFEGSVPTTDRAGDPFLTVPAAKIAEILAFCRDDAMLAFDCLSNLTGVDAPPDDLDVVYHLFSYPKRHSLTLKVRVPKANARVPTVEGVYPTANWQEREAFDLVGVIFDGHSDLRRIMLPDDWVGYPLRKDYKEQEDYHGMATTRPSLLNS
- a CDS encoding NADH-quinone oxidoreductase subunit D, whose amino-acid sequence is MAIQTQEMLLNMGPQHPSTHGVIRFVVKTDGEVMSEALPDVGYLHRSIEKIGEICDYNGFMPYTDRADYLSAMNANQGYAMVVEKLLGLEVPKRAEYLRVIAAEFNRIISHLLSVGALAMDVGAATPFIHALKEREKVNDLMEALCGQRLTYNYVRIGGVSYDMPPGFSERSLAWLDQFEPQWDEFERLVTGNKIFVERLANVGVISREDAVAYNLVGPNLRASGVDFDLRRDMPYSIYPELDFNVIVGRGEQGTLGDSFDRYIVRVREIRESIKILRQCFARIPEGDILAKMPKVLKPPAGEAYVRTESSRGDIGYYLISDGGPKAFRLRIRTGSFTGMSIIQKVSRGMMIADLVTLIASLDVVAPEIDR